Proteins found in one Microbacterium sp. LWS13-1.2 genomic segment:
- a CDS encoding alpha/beta hydrolase yields the protein MSDPIDEFSFLPEQAAEAGIDGPTPRGERLTLALPGGRTLSALRYATPGGPDTAPVVTFLHGAGLNAHTWDTTILALGLPALAIDLPGHGDSSWRDDLAYIARVLAPDVAAGIGAWTDRPQLLVGQSLGGLTAAAVAASRPDLVRELVVIDITPGVDPNAGPTQIRDFFAGPVDWASRDELVDRALSFGLGGGTRRKAERGVYFNSRVRPDGRVEWKHHFAHLANAASASSAAAAEVAAQQDAIGSVLGESGWEDLAAVTAPTTLLRGDRGYVTEADAEEFLRRVPEASVVIVPSGHNVQEEIPLELGERLRTLATRS from the coding sequence GTGAGCGACCCCATCGACGAGTTCTCGTTCCTTCCCGAGCAGGCGGCGGAGGCCGGCATCGACGGCCCGACGCCCCGCGGCGAGCGCCTCACGCTCGCACTGCCCGGCGGCCGCACCCTCAGCGCCCTGCGCTACGCGACCCCGGGCGGGCCAGACACGGCACCGGTGGTGACCTTCCTGCACGGCGCCGGCCTCAACGCCCACACGTGGGACACCACGATCCTGGCGCTCGGCCTCCCCGCCCTCGCGATCGACCTGCCCGGCCACGGCGACTCGTCATGGCGCGACGACCTCGCCTACATCGCGCGGGTGCTCGCCCCCGACGTGGCCGCCGGCATCGGGGCCTGGACCGATCGGCCCCAGCTGCTGGTCGGTCAGTCGCTCGGCGGGCTCACCGCGGCGGCGGTCGCGGCATCCCGGCCCGATCTCGTGCGCGAGCTCGTCGTCATCGACATCACGCCCGGCGTCGACCCGAACGCCGGCCCCACCCAGATCCGCGACTTCTTCGCCGGCCCCGTGGACTGGGCCTCCCGCGACGAGCTCGTCGACCGCGCACTGTCCTTCGGCCTGGGCGGCGGCACGCGTCGCAAGGCGGAGCGCGGCGTGTACTTCAACTCCCGCGTCCGCCCGGACGGGCGCGTCGAGTGGAAGCACCACTTCGCCCACCTCGCGAACGCGGCATCCGCCTCCTCCGCGGCGGCGGCGGAGGTGGCCGCGCAGCAGGACGCCATCGGCTCGGTGCTCGGCGAATCCGGCTGGGAGGACCTCGCCGCCGTCACGGCGCCGACGACGCTGCTTCGCGGCGATCGCGGGTATGTCACGGAGGCGGATGCCGAGGAGTTCCTGAGACGTGTGCCCGAGGCATCCGTGGTCATCGTGCCCTCGGGGCACAACGTGCAGGAGGAGATCCCCCTCGAGCTCGGCGAACGGCTGCGGACCCTGGCCACCCGGTCCTGA
- a CDS encoding ATP-binding cassette domain-containing protein: MSVLIRGRGLGRRYPTPKTRLFEPRSFTTGLEDADIDVREGSSVGLIGESGSGKSTLVRLLLALDRPSAGTVEFDGRPVDARASARSLHWLRRQTGIVFQDPYASLDPRMSVGRIVGEPLWALGIDGDRRARVREVLDDVGLEAGMADRFPHEFSGGQRQRIALARAIVHRPRLLVGDEPLSALDVTVRAQILELLGELRVRDGLTLLLVSHDIGVVQNLCDEVVVMKDGHIVEEGPTEKVLLQPQVAYTRRLLASIPVIDADAS; the protein is encoded by the coding sequence GTGAGCGTGCTGATCCGCGGTCGGGGCCTCGGGCGCCGGTATCCCACCCCGAAGACGCGCCTGTTCGAGCCGCGCAGCTTCACGACCGGACTCGAGGATGCCGACATCGACGTGCGCGAGGGTTCGTCGGTCGGCCTCATCGGCGAGTCGGGCTCGGGCAAGTCGACCCTCGTGCGGCTGCTGCTGGCCCTCGACAGGCCCTCTGCCGGCACCGTCGAGTTCGACGGACGCCCCGTCGACGCCCGCGCATCGGCGCGGTCCCTGCACTGGCTGCGCCGGCAGACCGGGATCGTCTTCCAGGACCCCTACGCGTCGCTCGACCCCCGCATGAGCGTGGGCCGCATCGTCGGGGAGCCGCTGTGGGCGCTCGGGATCGACGGCGACCGCCGGGCGCGCGTGCGCGAGGTGCTCGACGACGTCGGACTCGAGGCCGGGATGGCCGACCGGTTCCCTCACGAGTTCTCGGGCGGGCAGCGGCAGCGCATCGCCCTGGCCCGCGCGATCGTGCATCGCCCGCGCCTGCTCGTCGGCGACGAGCCGCTCTCGGCCCTCGACGTCACCGTCCGCGCCCAGATCCTCGAGCTGCTGGGCGAGCTGCGCGTCCGCGACGGGCTCACTCTGCTGCTCGTCTCGCACGACATCGGCGTGGTGCAGAACCTGTGCGACGAGGTCGTCGTCATGAAGGACGGCCACATCGTCGAGGAAGGGCCTACCGAGAAGGTGCTGCTGCAGCCCCAGGTGGCGTACACGCGGCGGCTGCTGGCGTCCATCCCCGTCATCGACGCCGACGCCTCGTGA
- a CDS encoding M4 family metallopeptidase, with protein MAPGIVPPYLLARIAAVQEEGWARAAEAARSTLAAPREYRPVRSRLRLSIQEPGTLVAEATPAPDREISDARQREVLPGTRVRGEDDPATGDSAVDEAFDGLGATYDFWWDAFARDSIDGSGSSLLATVHYGRDYDNAFWNGERMVFGDGDGEVFRGFTGSLSVIAHELAHGVVEDEGGLLYRGQSGALNESIADVFGALAEQHRIGQTADEASWLIGEGIFTDAVQGRALRSLAAPGTAYDDDVLGKDPQPAHMRDYVDTRDDNGGVHINSGIPNHAFYLVATALGGHAWEKAGLIWYRTLTSGTVPSTADFTTFARATLAAAAAEYGEKSEEVDAVRAGWTGVGVIPDDPEPDA; from the coding sequence ATGGCCCCCGGAATCGTTCCGCCGTACCTGCTCGCCCGTATCGCCGCCGTGCAGGAAGAGGGCTGGGCTCGCGCCGCTGAGGCGGCCCGCTCGACGCTCGCCGCGCCGCGCGAGTATCGCCCGGTGAGGTCGAGGCTGCGGCTGTCGATCCAGGAGCCCGGAACCCTCGTCGCCGAGGCCACGCCGGCTCCCGACCGCGAGATCTCCGACGCCCGGCAGCGCGAGGTCCTGCCCGGCACGCGCGTGCGCGGCGAGGACGACCCCGCCACCGGCGACTCCGCCGTCGACGAGGCGTTCGACGGGCTCGGGGCGACCTACGACTTCTGGTGGGACGCCTTCGCCCGCGATAGCATCGACGGCTCGGGCAGCTCGCTGCTGGCGACGGTCCACTACGGCCGCGACTACGACAACGCGTTCTGGAACGGCGAGCGCATGGTGTTCGGCGACGGCGACGGCGAGGTGTTCCGCGGCTTCACCGGGTCTCTCAGCGTCATCGCACACGAACTCGCGCACGGCGTCGTCGAGGACGAGGGCGGGCTCCTCTACCGCGGGCAGTCAGGTGCGCTCAACGAGTCCATCGCCGACGTGTTCGGCGCACTCGCCGAGCAGCACCGCATCGGGCAGACGGCCGACGAGGCGAGCTGGCTCATCGGCGAGGGCATCTTCACGGATGCCGTGCAGGGGCGCGCACTGCGGTCCCTCGCCGCTCCCGGCACCGCGTACGACGACGACGTGCTCGGGAAGGACCCGCAGCCGGCGCACATGCGCGACTACGTCGACACCCGCGACGACAACGGCGGCGTGCACATCAACTCCGGCATCCCGAATCATGCGTTCTACCTCGTCGCGACTGCGCTGGGCGGCCACGCCTGGGAGAAGGCGGGTCTCATCTGGTACCGCACGCTCACCTCAGGAACGGTGCCGTCGACGGCGGACTTCACGACGTTCGCCCGCGCCACCCTCGCCGCGGCGGCTGCGGAGTACGGTGAGAAGTCGGAGGAGGTCGATGCCGTCCGCGCCGGGTGGACGGGCGTCGGCGTGATCCCGGATGACCCAGAACCCGACGCCTGA
- a CDS encoding ABC transporter permease, with the protein MIRYTLTRLALLLLGLLVASVLIFVTLRVLPGDIAHLIAGVGSSPEQQDAIRERLGLDRPLPAQYLDWIGGLLRGDLGTSLLTGTRVVDELAQKAEVTVPLGILSLLIAVVISVPLGVLSAMRRGRADGTALSVGAQALAAVPVVWAGMMLVVVFAVWLGWLPAQGFPRAGWNDPAAALRSLILPALTIGIVEGAMLLRFVRSATLQAVGQDFVRTAAAKGLTRDQALVRHGLPVVGLSVITVLGLQVAGIIVGAVVIEQLFSLPGIGRMLVADVAARDLPKVQGELLALTGFVLIVGFVVDLLHRVIDPRQREAS; encoded by the coding sequence GTGATCCGGTACACGCTGACCCGTCTGGCCCTGCTTCTGCTCGGGCTTCTCGTCGCCAGCGTGCTGATCTTCGTCACGCTCCGGGTGCTCCCGGGTGACATCGCGCACCTCATCGCGGGCGTGGGATCGAGCCCCGAGCAGCAGGACGCCATCCGGGAGCGGCTGGGCCTGGACCGGCCGCTGCCGGCGCAGTATCTCGACTGGATCGGCGGGCTTCTCCGCGGCGACCTGGGAACATCCCTGCTCACGGGAACCCGCGTCGTGGACGAGCTCGCCCAGAAGGCCGAGGTGACGGTGCCCCTCGGCATCCTGTCGCTTCTCATCGCCGTCGTCATCAGCGTGCCGCTCGGCGTGCTCTCGGCGATGCGGCGCGGCCGCGCCGACGGCACCGCGCTCAGCGTCGGTGCGCAGGCCCTGGCGGCGGTCCCGGTCGTCTGGGCGGGCATGATGCTCGTCGTCGTCTTCGCCGTCTGGCTCGGATGGCTCCCCGCGCAGGGCTTCCCCCGCGCGGGCTGGAACGACCCGGCGGCGGCGCTGCGCTCCCTGATCCTTCCCGCGCTCACGATCGGCATCGTCGAGGGCGCGATGCTGCTGCGCTTCGTGCGCAGCGCCACCCTCCAGGCAGTCGGGCAGGACTTCGTGCGCACCGCGGCGGCGAAGGGGCTCACCCGCGACCAGGCGCTCGTCCGCCACGGCCTGCCGGTCGTCGGCCTCTCGGTGATCACGGTGCTGGGCCTGCAGGTCGCCGGCATCATCGTCGGCGCCGTCGTCATCGAGCAGCTCTTCTCGCTCCCCGGCATCGGCCGCATGCTGGTCGCCGACGTCGCCGCACGCGACCTCCCCAAGGTGCAGGGCGAGCTGCTCGCGCTCACCGGGTTCGTGCTCATCGTGGGATTCGTGGTCGACCTCCTGCACCGCGTGATCGACCCCCGTCAGCGGGAGGCCTCGTGA
- a CDS encoding metal-dependent hydrolase, whose amino-acid sequence MIPAIGTTVSYPAGATASRSTVVHVADAGDGRRAVVLDETAFHPVDTAWPDQPADRGTLRAAGADLAVIDAVVGALPVDAAPADRLLLGAEVPVRTGTAGWTFVVAHLIDGDAPVAEGDVVDVTVDAAYRAALSAGHTACHLASLALDAALADAWRKDAPADALGAPAFDALAIQESRIVGDGSVDVYRIGKSLRRKGFDPEALADLDALSARVNAQLADWVAAGGAVRIERDGAALADRRTWVCELPGVSARIPCGGTHVTSLHELSAATVSFAATTVEGGVELVMTTTATRAEAP is encoded by the coding sequence GTGATCCCCGCCATCGGCACTACCGTCAGCTATCCGGCAGGCGCGACCGCCTCGCGCAGCACCGTGGTGCACGTCGCCGATGCCGGCGACGGCCGCCGGGCCGTCGTCCTCGACGAGACCGCCTTCCATCCGGTCGACACCGCGTGGCCCGACCAGCCCGCCGATCGCGGCACGCTCCGCGCCGCCGGTGCCGACCTCGCGGTCATCGACGCGGTGGTGGGCGCTCTCCCGGTGGACGCGGCACCCGCCGATCGGCTCCTGCTCGGCGCAGAGGTGCCGGTGCGCACCGGCACCGCGGGGTGGACCTTCGTCGTGGCGCACCTGATCGACGGAGATGCGCCTGTCGCCGAGGGCGACGTCGTCGACGTGACGGTGGACGCCGCCTACCGCGCCGCGCTCTCGGCCGGGCACACCGCATGCCACCTCGCCTCGCTCGCCCTCGATGCGGCGCTGGCGGACGCCTGGCGGAAGGACGCCCCGGCCGACGCACTCGGTGCACCCGCTTTCGATGCGCTCGCGATCCAGGAGTCGCGCATCGTCGGCGACGGCTCGGTGGACGTCTACCGCATCGGCAAGTCGCTGCGGCGCAAGGGCTTCGATCCGGAGGCGCTCGCCGATCTCGACGCGCTCTCCGCGCGCGTGAATGCACAGCTGGCGGACTGGGTCGCGGCGGGAGGTGCCGTGCGGATCGAGCGCGACGGCGCTGCCCTGGCCGACCGCCGCACGTGGGTGTGCGAGCTGCCCGGCGTCTCTGCGCGCATCCCCTGCGGCGGCACCCACGTCACCTCGCTCCACGAGCTCTCGGCGGCGACGGTCTCGTTCGCGGCGACGACGGTCGAGGGCGGCGTCGAGCTCGTCATGACGACGACGGCGACGAGGGCCGAGGCGCCGTGA
- a CDS encoding ABC transporter ATP-binding protein: MSLEVDDLTIEIGGRRVVDGVSFAVADGARVGLIGESGSGKSLTALAILGLLPDGATAGGSVRWNGREILGLADGELAQLRGDEIGIVFQEPRTALNPIRTVGRQIAESIRIHEGLSKRDAAARAVAEASRVALPDPDRIVARYPHQLSGGQRQRVAIAMALACRPRLLIADEPTTALDVTIQAEILDLLLALARDDGMSLVFITHDLAVLSQIATHGVVLEHGRVVEQAPVAQLLSAPASAVTQELLRDATATLWRPGGAE; the protein is encoded by the coding sequence ATGAGCCTCGAGGTGGACGACCTCACCATCGAGATCGGCGGCCGCCGGGTCGTCGACGGCGTCTCGTTCGCCGTTGCCGACGGCGCCCGCGTCGGCCTCATCGGCGAGTCGGGGTCGGGCAAGTCGCTGACCGCCCTCGCCATCCTCGGGCTCCTGCCCGACGGCGCGACCGCCGGGGGCAGCGTGCGCTGGAACGGCCGCGAGATCCTCGGCCTCGCCGACGGCGAGCTCGCACAGCTCCGGGGTGACGAGATCGGCATCGTGTTCCAGGAACCGCGGACCGCCCTCAACCCCATCCGCACCGTCGGCCGGCAGATCGCCGAGTCGATCCGCATCCACGAGGGACTGTCGAAGCGGGATGCCGCGGCCCGCGCCGTCGCGGAGGCGTCCCGTGTCGCCCTCCCCGACCCCGACCGCATCGTGGCCCGCTATCCGCACCAGCTGTCGGGCGGCCAGCGGCAGCGCGTGGCCATCGCGATGGCTCTCGCCTGCCGCCCGCGGCTGCTCATCGCCGACGAGCCGACGACGGCGCTGGACGTCACCATCCAGGCCGAGATCCTCGACCTCTTGCTGGCGCTCGCGCGCGACGACGGCATGTCGCTCGTCTTCATCACCCACGACCTCGCGGTGCTGTCGCAGATCGCCACGCACGGCGTGGTGCTCGAGCACGGGCGCGTGGTCGAGCAGGCGCCGGTGGCGCAGCTGCTCTCCGCACCGGCGTCCGCCGTCACCCAGGAGCTGCTCCGCGACGCGACCGCCACGCTGTGGCGGCCGGGAGGTGCCGAGTGA
- a CDS encoding carboxymuconolactone decarboxylase family protein translates to MTAEHRVHLSRAARPAYQALSAFSKTVGGLAAENGIDDRLKELVQIHASQLNGCAYCVRVHVERAVAAGVTADDIAQLPVWRESGVFSDRERAGLELAEAYVFIHEEGIPDEVYDSVGGVLSEQEYVALSWILVSINAFNRIAIAGRYSTPPRDDLVGEDKDAAAGAAW, encoded by the coding sequence ATGACGGCAGAACACCGCGTGCACCTCTCGCGAGCGGCGCGACCCGCCTACCAGGCGCTCTCCGCGTTCTCGAAGACCGTGGGCGGTCTCGCCGCCGAGAACGGCATCGACGACCGGCTCAAAGAGTTGGTGCAGATCCACGCCTCGCAGCTCAACGGCTGCGCCTACTGCGTGCGTGTGCACGTCGAGCGGGCGGTGGCCGCCGGCGTGACGGCGGACGACATCGCCCAGCTGCCGGTCTGGCGTGAGTCGGGCGTCTTCTCGGATCGTGAGCGCGCCGGTCTGGAGCTGGCCGAGGCCTACGTCTTCATCCACGAGGAGGGCATCCCCGACGAGGTGTACGACAGCGTCGGCGGCGTGCTGAGCGAGCAGGAGTACGTGGCGCTCAGCTGGATCCTCGTGTCGATCAACGCGTTCAACCGCATCGCGATCGCGGGCCGCTACAGCACCCCACCGCGCGACGACCTCGTCGGCGAAGACAAGGACGCCGCCGCGGGCGCCGCGTGGTGA
- a CDS encoding tyrosine-protein phosphatase, whose amino-acid sequence MTVPSPAPGDALPADPFVPGAMNLRDVGGLRAGSGTTRHGVLFRSGNLARLDADGTRALAELRLRRIIDLRADDEIAREPSRIAGLDIVTQRVPLFLGSVESFFRDDLSLDEMYRRLVDDSSEGVVAVVRGILADQPVLVHCTVGKDRTGVTIALTLAAAGVDTEAVVGDYARTEGLLPPRRNRKIVEMLRSLHPEAVHLEDLATRSPAPVMRALLDDVTQRYGSAGDYLRSHGLADDEIAELRRVLLTPNA is encoded by the coding sequence GTGACCGTCCCCTCGCCGGCCCCCGGCGACGCTCTGCCGGCGGACCCGTTCGTGCCGGGTGCGATGAACCTCCGCGACGTCGGCGGCCTGCGTGCGGGCTCGGGGACGACGCGTCACGGCGTGCTGTTCCGCTCCGGCAACCTCGCGCGACTCGACGCGGACGGCACACGCGCGCTGGCGGAGCTGCGCCTGCGGCGCATCATCGACCTCCGCGCCGACGACGAGATCGCACGCGAGCCCAGCCGTATCGCCGGCCTCGATATCGTGACGCAGCGCGTGCCACTCTTCCTGGGCTCGGTCGAGTCGTTCTTCCGCGACGATCTCAGCCTCGACGAGATGTACCGGCGCCTCGTCGACGATTCGTCCGAGGGCGTCGTCGCGGTCGTCCGGGGCATCCTCGCCGATCAGCCGGTGCTCGTGCACTGCACGGTCGGCAAGGACCGCACCGGCGTGACGATCGCGCTCACCCTCGCCGCCGCGGGCGTCGACACCGAAGCCGTCGTCGGCGACTACGCGCGCACCGAGGGTCTGCTTCCGCCGCGGCGCAACCGCAAGATCGTCGAGATGCTGCGCTCGCTGCACCCCGAGGCGGTTCACCTCGAAGACCTGGCGACCCGCTCACCCGCGCCGGTCATGCGTGCCCTGCTCGACGATGTGACCCAGCGGTACGGCTCGGCAGGAGACTATCTGCGTTCCCACGGCCTCGCCGACGACGAGATCGCCGAGCTTCGTCGCGTACTGCTGACACCGAACGCCTGA
- a CDS encoding ABC transporter permease: protein MRRLWALSTGRFGLIVVAVVVVTAVVARFWTPFDPQQVEISDRWAPPGWPHLLGTDGSGRDILSLLMAGARTTVFVAVGAGIVATVIGISLAALGALTARWVRESVAVFVDILIAFPVLIIAMMISAVWGGSLWVVIWAVGIGFGVNIARVTRPELRRVLQSDFVLAGRASGLTPAQNLWRHLLPNVAPVFIVQLSWGMAVAVLAEAGLSYLGFGAPVTEPSWGLLLAQLQQFIAVHPLSVVWPGLAITLTVLGLNLLGDGLREATDPTLSRSPFATRRARLHIPEVVS, encoded by the coding sequence CTGCGGCGGCTGTGGGCGCTGTCGACCGGCCGGTTCGGCCTCATCGTCGTCGCGGTGGTCGTCGTCACCGCCGTCGTCGCACGGTTCTGGACGCCGTTCGACCCGCAGCAGGTCGAGATCTCGGACCGCTGGGCGCCTCCGGGCTGGCCGCACCTGCTCGGCACCGACGGGTCGGGCCGCGACATCCTGAGCCTGCTGATGGCCGGTGCCCGCACCACCGTGTTCGTCGCCGTCGGCGCCGGGATCGTCGCGACGGTGATCGGCATCTCCCTCGCCGCGCTCGGCGCCCTCACCGCGCGGTGGGTGCGCGAGTCGGTGGCGGTCTTCGTCGACATCCTCATCGCGTTCCCGGTGCTCATCATCGCGATGATGATCTCGGCCGTATGGGGCGGATCGCTGTGGGTCGTGATCTGGGCGGTGGGCATCGGCTTCGGCGTGAACATCGCGCGGGTGACCCGCCCCGAGCTCCGACGGGTGCTGCAGAGCGACTTCGTGCTGGCCGGCCGCGCGTCGGGTCTCACGCCCGCGCAGAATCTGTGGCGCCACCTGCTGCCCAACGTCGCGCCGGTGTTCATCGTGCAGCTCTCGTGGGGCATGGCGGTCGCCGTGCTCGCCGAGGCGGGTCTGTCCTACCTCGGCTTCGGCGCGCCGGTGACGGAGCCGTCCTGGGGCCTGCTGCTCGCGCAGCTGCAGCAGTTCATCGCGGTGCACCCCCTGTCGGTGGTGTGGCCGGGCCTCGCCATCACGCTCACGGTCCTCGGCCTCAACCTGCTGGGCGACGGCCTGCGCGAGGCGACCGATCCCACGCTCTCGCGGAGCCCGTTCGCCACGCGCCGCGCGCGCCTGCACATCCCCGAGGTGGTGTCATGA
- a CDS encoding ABC transporter substrate-binding protein yields MLRRTTLAVASLLAAGLLVLTACSGGSDQAAPTTPGEPDPDASVAIRLVLEPGNLDIRETAGSALDQILVDNIYQGLVARTPEQDIVPALASDWTVSPDGLTYTFTLREGVTFHDGQELTPQDVVWSLTTRRDTPEWRDSARLANVTSIAAEGQDITLTLSAPDSTLLWNLTGRAGIVLKEGDTVDYKTAANGTGPFVLADWRQGDSITFSRNDAYWGDEAGAAEVVFDYIPDNQAALNAALAGEVDVLTGFDANLKDQIEANGDFSLVLGQSTDKGTLAFNQTSGPLADKRVRQAIRQAIDHDAVIEALASGQTQYGPIPELDPGYEDLSDLAPYDPEAARALLAEAGAEDLELTLTIPSFYSTTIPQILVSDLDEVGITLDVNSVDFTTWLTDVYTNHDYELSFVLHTEAHDFENWANPDYYFTYDNPEVQELYAESLAATDEAEAADLLEQAARIVSEDSGADWLYNGASVVAVGTNITGMPSINVNERLNIAEIAKSNG; encoded by the coding sequence ATGCTCCGCCGCACCACCCTCGCCGTCGCCTCACTGCTCGCCGCCGGCCTCCTCGTCCTCACCGCCTGCAGCGGTGGGAGCGACCAAGCCGCGCCGACGACGCCCGGCGAGCCCGACCCGGACGCATCGGTCGCGATCCGGCTGGTGCTGGAGCCTGGCAACCTCGACATCCGCGAGACGGCGGGCTCGGCGCTGGACCAGATCCTCGTCGACAACATCTACCAGGGGCTCGTCGCCCGCACCCCCGAGCAGGACATCGTGCCGGCGCTCGCGAGCGACTGGACGGTCTCTCCCGACGGCCTCACCTACACGTTCACGCTCCGCGAGGGCGTCACCTTCCACGACGGCCAGGAGCTGACCCCGCAGGACGTCGTGTGGTCGCTCACCACCCGCCGCGACACCCCCGAGTGGCGCGACTCCGCCCGGCTGGCGAACGTCACGTCCATCGCGGCCGAGGGGCAGGACATCACGCTCACCCTCAGCGCGCCGGACTCGACGCTGCTGTGGAACCTGACGGGCCGCGCGGGCATCGTCCTCAAGGAGGGCGACACGGTCGACTACAAGACGGCGGCGAACGGCACCGGCCCCTTCGTGCTCGCCGACTGGCGACAGGGCGACAGCATCACGTTCTCGCGCAACGACGCGTACTGGGGCGACGAGGCGGGCGCGGCCGAGGTCGTGTTCGACTACATCCCCGACAACCAGGCCGCGCTCAACGCCGCGCTCGCGGGCGAGGTCGACGTGCTCACCGGGTTCGACGCGAACCTGAAGGACCAGATCGAGGCGAACGGCGACTTCTCGCTCGTGCTCGGCCAGTCCACCGACAAGGGCACGCTCGCCTTCAACCAGACGTCTGGCCCCCTCGCCGACAAGCGCGTGCGCCAGGCCATCCGTCAGGCGATCGACCACGACGCGGTCATCGAGGCGCTCGCGTCGGGGCAGACCCAGTACGGCCCGATCCCCGAGCTCGACCCCGGCTACGAGGACCTCTCGGATCTCGCCCCCTACGACCCGGAGGCCGCCAGGGCGCTCCTCGCGGAAGCCGGAGCCGAGGATCTCGAGCTCACGCTCACAATCCCGAGCTTCTACTCGACGACGATCCCGCAGATCCTCGTGTCGGACCTCGACGAGGTCGGCATCACGCTCGACGTGAACTCCGTGGACTTCACGACGTGGCTCACCGACGTCTACACGAACCACGACTACGAGCTCAGCTTCGTGCTGCACACCGAGGCGCACGACTTCGAGAACTGGGCGAACCCGGACTACTACTTCACCTACGACAATCCCGAGGTGCAGGAGCTGTACGCCGAATCGCTCGCCGCGACCGACGAGGCCGAGGCGGCCGATCTGCTGGAACAGGCCGCGCGCATCGTGTCGGAGGACTCGGGCGCCGACTGGCTGTACAACGGCGCGTCCGTCGTCGCGGTCGGCACTAACATCACCGGTATGCCCTCGATCAACGTGAACGAGCGCCTGAACATCGCCGAGATCGCCAAGAGCAACGGGTGA
- a CDS encoding uracil-DNA glycosylase, translating into MPLTLPELADAGLIDPDWSTALAPVAPDIAALGDRLRAEVAEGRHYLPAGDRVLRAFQRPLPEVKVLIVGQDPYPTPGHPIGLSFAVDAHVRPLPRSLANIYQELEADLGIPRAPHGDLSAWSDQGVMLLNRVLTVAPGTPASHRGWGWEKVTEHAIRTLVARDQPLVAILWGRDAANLRPLLGATPIIESPHPSPLSASRGFFGSRPFSRANELLAQQGATPVDWRLPA; encoded by the coding sequence ATGCCACTGACGCTGCCTGAGCTCGCCGACGCGGGCCTCATCGACCCCGACTGGTCGACGGCACTCGCTCCGGTGGCGCCCGACATCGCCGCGCTGGGCGACCGGCTCCGGGCCGAGGTCGCCGAGGGCCGCCACTACCTGCCGGCCGGGGACCGGGTGCTGCGCGCGTTCCAGCGCCCGCTGCCCGAGGTGAAGGTGCTCATCGTCGGACAGGACCCGTACCCGACGCCGGGGCATCCGATCGGGCTGTCGTTCGCCGTCGACGCGCACGTCCGGCCGCTGCCGCGGAGCCTCGCCAACATCTACCAGGAGCTCGAGGCCGATCTCGGCATCCCGCGCGCCCCGCACGGCGACCTGTCCGCGTGGAGCGACCAGGGCGTCATGCTGCTCAACCGCGTGCTGACCGTCGCGCCCGGGACTCCGGCATCCCATCGAGGCTGGGGGTGGGAGAAGGTGACCGAACACGCCATCCGCACCCTCGTCGCCCGCGACCAGCCGCTCGTCGCGATCCTCTGGGGGCGGGATGCCGCGAACCTGCGGCCGCTGCTCGGAGCGACGCCCATCATCGAGTCGCCCCATCCGTCGCCCCTGTCGGCCAGCCGTGGCTTCTTCGGATCGCGGCCGTTCTCGCGCGCCAACGAACTGCTCGCGCAGCAGGGCGCGACCCCCGTCGACTGGCGGCTGCCCGCTTAG
- a CDS encoding N-acetyltransferase family protein, whose product MLEEEYEKDRRRLPRHLQRQPEPERPFSFTIRPVEDRDMPDIREIYNYYVTNSVVTFDEDTWSVGKWRKKRDGLAKQGLPFLVAESPSGQILGYALVQPMSSKSAYRYSVENSIYLGQAATGKGLGKALLEALIEASETVGIRQMVAVISDKGAEGSIALHEKLGFVEVGRMGRVGFKFGRWLGTIYMQKALTPVKKKGIFTR is encoded by the coding sequence ATGCTCGAGGAGGAATACGAGAAGGATCGGCGTCGCCTGCCTCGGCATCTGCAGCGCCAGCCCGAGCCCGAGCGTCCCTTCTCTTTCACCATCCGGCCCGTCGAGGACCGCGACATGCCCGACATCCGCGAGATCTACAACTACTACGTCACCAACTCCGTGGTGACCTTCGACGAAGACACCTGGTCTGTCGGAAAGTGGCGAAAGAAGCGCGATGGCCTGGCCAAGCAGGGCCTTCCGTTCCTCGTCGCCGAGTCGCCGTCGGGGCAGATCCTCGGGTACGCGCTGGTGCAGCCGATGTCGAGCAAGTCGGCGTACCGGTACTCGGTCGAGAACTCGATCTACCTCGGGCAGGCGGCGACCGGGAAGGGCCTGGGCAAGGCGCTGCTCGAGGCGCTCATCGAGGCGAGCGAAACGGTCGGCATCCGCCAGATGGTCGCGGTGATCAGCGACAAGGGCGCGGAAGGCTCGATCGCCCTGCACGAGAAGCTCGGCTTCGTCGAGGTCGGCCGCATGGGCCGAGTGGGATTCAAGTTCGGGCGGTGGCTCGGGACCATCTACATGCAGAAGGCCCTCACCCCGGTCAAGAAGAAGGGCATCTTCACCCGCTGA